One window of the Triticum dicoccoides isolate Atlit2015 ecotype Zavitan chromosome 3B, WEW_v2.0, whole genome shotgun sequence genome contains the following:
- the LOC119274455 gene encoding Bowman-Birk type trypsin inhibitor-like isoform X2: MGMERCIVPSILLMLALQSAALLVAGDVGAILLPSKGQDEAAMAAAKKRPWKCCDKAFCTRSIPPICRCMDELFECPSTCKSCGPSMADPSRLVCQDQYVGDPGPICRPWECCDLPRCTRSNPPTCQCLDEVDKCSPTCKTCLPSRSRPSRRVCIDSYFGPFPPACTPKAVAAGGN; encoded by the exons ATGGGGATGGAGCGATGCATCGTTCCTAGCATCCTGCTGATGCTAGCACTGCAGTCGGCagccctcctcgtcgccggcgacgtgggCGCCATTCTCCTGCCGAGCAAAGGCCAAG ACGAAGCAGCCATGGCGGCGGCCAAGAAAAGGCCATGGAAGTGCTGCGACAAGGCCTTCTGCACCAGATCCATCCCGCCGATCTGCCGCTGCATGGACGAGCTCTTCGAGTGCCCCTCCACCTGCAAGTCCTGCGGGCCGTCCATGGCTGACCCGTCCCGCCTCGTCTGCCAGGACCAGTACGTCGGCGACCCGGGGCCCATCTGCAGGCCGTGGGAGTGCTGCGACCTGCCCCGGTGCACCAGGTCAAACCCGCCGACGTGTCAATGCCTCGACGAGGTCGACAAATGTTCCCCGACCTGCAAGACATGCCTGCCGTCCAGGTCGCGCCCTTCCCGCCGCGTCTGCATCGACAGCTACTTTGGACCCTTCCCGCCCGCATGCACGCCCAAGGCTGTCGCCGCCGGCGGGAACTAG
- the LOC119274455 gene encoding Bowman-Birk type trypsin inhibitor-like isoform X1 has product MGMERCIVPSILLMLALQSAALLVAGDVGAILLPSKGQVADEAAMAAAKKRPWKCCDKAFCTRSIPPICRCMDELFECPSTCKSCGPSMADPSRLVCQDQYVGDPGPICRPWECCDLPRCTRSNPPTCQCLDEVDKCSPTCKTCLPSRSRPSRRVCIDSYFGPFPPACTPKAVAAGGN; this is encoded by the exons ATGGGGATGGAGCGATGCATCGTTCCTAGCATCCTGCTGATGCTAGCACTGCAGTCGGCagccctcctcgtcgccggcgacgtgggCGCCATTCTCCTGCCGAGCAAAGGCCAAG TTGCAGACGAAGCAGCCATGGCGGCGGCCAAGAAAAGGCCATGGAAGTGCTGCGACAAGGCCTTCTGCACCAGATCCATCCCGCCGATCTGCCGCTGCATGGACGAGCTCTTCGAGTGCCCCTCCACCTGCAAGTCCTGCGGGCCGTCCATGGCTGACCCGTCCCGCCTCGTCTGCCAGGACCAGTACGTCGGCGACCCGGGGCCCATCTGCAGGCCGTGGGAGTGCTGCGACCTGCCCCGGTGCACCAGGTCAAACCCGCCGACGTGTCAATGCCTCGACGAGGTCGACAAATGTTCCCCGACCTGCAAGACATGCCTGCCGTCCAGGTCGCGCCCTTCCCGCCGCGTCTGCATCGACAGCTACTTTGGACCCTTCCCGCCCGCATGCACGCCCAAGGCTGTCGCCGCCGGCGGGAACTAG